The following are encoded in a window of bacterium genomic DNA:
- a CDS encoding DUF899 domain-containing protein, giving the protein MTTKNTENHKVVSRDEWIRARKELLAKEKNLTHERDSLS; this is encoded by the coding sequence ATGACAACGAAGAATACAGAAAATCATAAAGTCGTATCACGAGATGAATGGATTCGTGCGCGCAAAGAGCTGCTTGCAAAAGAAAAGAACCTCACCCATGAGCGTGACAGTCTGAGTGA